TCTGGTATCATAATTCCAGATTTTGAGATCGTCTTTGGACAAGTCCATTTGCAGACGAAGGTTGGATGTATGAAAAGTAGACCAAGTAAATCGGTACAGTTGGCGATAGTATGGATTTTTACTTTGCAAGTCTCCCCATCTGGCTAAAGATCGGGCAAATGGGTTCACGCCTGTTTCAAGCTCGAGCAAGCCTAAAGGCATAAGCTCATTCATCGTTTCGAAACCTATGTAATGTGCTTTTTCCGGATTGATATTATAGTACATTTTAACATCGTGCTTCCATTTTTGATCGTCAAATCCGTAGGCAATATTAGGGATTAAGAGTAGTTTGCGGTCAGAGGTGTTTATACGTCCTCCAAGACCAAGACGAAAACCTTCGATATTGTTATAAGCTATCGCGTCTTGATGCTTTCCCCATGCGATATTTTTTCCATTGGTATACGCGTTCATCCCAAAGCGCAATAAGTTGGTAAAACGCTTGACGGATTTGATTTCATTGATGGAGTCTATCATTTGGAAAGTTTGGTTGGATATTGGTTTCAAACTGTCATAATTGATGTACTCACTTTTGGCTGTTTCCCATTCTTCAGGATCTATGTTATTTTCGTCTTCTGTTTTTATTTCAAATCTTTTTTCAAAAACCGATGAAGCTATTTCCGCTTGAAGCTTGTAATCATTGTAATGATATTTATAGTCTAATAATACCGCTGGAAATCCGTCGAAAAATTCCGAAACGTTGTATTGGATATGAAAATACTTTTTTGTCCAAATGCCTGAAGGCTGGCGTTCCATATTTTGAACAACATTCATTTGGCTGATGAAATTGACATTCGCGCTTTTTGCCAATTCCAAGTCCGCTTTTACCAGTGCATTATCTTCTTTGTCAATCCATAATTGGCCTTCAAAAGCCAAACTTCCTTTTATTCGTGGCTCCACTTCGATGAGGTAGGTTTCTCTGCCTTGGTGGTTCAAGCTGTCCATAAGCCAAAGTTTGTAGTTCACTCTCCAAAAGCTTGACAATGGAGATGGAATGCCTTTGTCAAGCAGCATAATATTGTTGTCGTTAAGATCTCCACTATGAAAAGGGCTTTCTGTTATAATTCTCACAATCTCATCGGAGCGATCTATGCCGATGGCTTTGAACTGTTCGTTGACGGGTTTGCTCTTTCGTTTTTCCCCTTTAGCATAATTATTCATTATAGCTTCGCAGTGAACTAGGGGAATAAGGTTGCAAGTTGAAGAATCATTTTTGGCGACAAATTCAGCGGCGTCATGAATGAATTTTAGTTTTTTGGCTTTAGCAGGATCCATAGACAAGTCTATGCTGTTTAGGGATGTGCTAGTGTAGCTGTTAACTCCTTTTTCAGTTATTTGACCTCTTTGCTTTGAGGCTTTTCGAATGATATTATAGGCAGGATTCTCTCCGGCTTTGAAGACTACTGCGTCAAGCTTGGTGACGTCTTCTTCCAATTCGAAAACCATGGATGAAAAAGGCGTTTTGCAATCGAAGTTTTGTATTTGATAACCGATGGAAGACACAGAGATTGTAGCTGAGCTCCATTCTTTAGGAAGAAGCAAAGCGACTTCTCCATCTGGACTTGATTCGACTCCATACAATGGGTCTTTTTCTACATATACATTGGCGAAAGGTATGGGTTCTTTTGTGTTTTTATCAATTACTTTGGCTGTGAGTAGTATTGTTTCTTGAGACCAACATTCATATAGACTCAGTGCAAACATTGTTATTACAAGTGAATACCTTAATAAAGATTGTGACATTAGAGTAATAGTTTATGCTTAGTTTGATGATATCGGTGGGAACTGCTTGAATTGCTTTGTGCTGTGTAGTTCGATTTGCAATTCATCTCTATATTCACCACAAAATTACGCTAATGAGTTTTTGTAAGGAATTGATTGTCTGTGAGTTGTTTGATTTTCTGGTGAGCTGTAAAACAAGCCTTTGGATTGAGAAATTCGAAAATGGAACGACTTAATATTGTCAGTACCTAAAGTGCAATAGTAGCTTGTCAGCCAATATGGGAGGCTTGAGTTTTAGCAATAATTAACGGTTGTTGATCAAATAATATGAAACAAACTTATTTAAAGTGATACTTAAATGGCTTTACATCAATTTTTTCATTGGCTTTAATTGAAAATAGTATCAGTTTTTGTAAATTATAAGAGACTAAAACACTTTTATTTTTTTGTATGAAAAGATTATTAGCACTCATATTTTTTGCATTGATTGGTTTCGACTCTTTTTCCAGCAATTTTTTGTCTAATGCCAATAATGAAATTCATAAGTATAGAAGGCGCAAACAGTCTAGCCCTTCATTTGAATTAGGATTTCAAGGAGGTTATGGCGTCGCGAATGTTTATCTCAGCGAAGGATCGGCTAAATCGAGAGGCGTATTTCATCTAGGAGCTATTGGGCAATATAATTTTAATGAAAAATGGGCATTTGTGTCTAAGCTGCATTTTGATCAGAAAGGCTATACTTATACTGACAACACCTCTGGAAAGGAGTCATTGACTTATGTTAATTTGCCAATGATGGGAAAGTTTAGTTTTGGAAATGGGGTGAAAGGTTATCTGCAAGCAGGATTTCATGTTGGTTATTTATTAGTGGCAAGGGGAGAGAATGAAGGAAAAAAAGTGGACACAAAAGACATGTACAATAGTTTGGATTTTGGACTTGCAATAGGGCTTGGAGTGGAATTCCCTTTGGATAAGGATACGAAGATGTTTTTTGAATGGGAGGCTAATTCCGGAATGGCGAATATAGCCAATCATCCAACGCATGATATAAAAGTTAGAAATGGGGCTTCGAAGTTGGCTGTTGGAGTAAAATTTAATATAGAATAAGCAAGAGTCTGCCTCAATATTATCATGTGAAGCAGACTGATTGCATGTTTAGGTTATTCTGCGTTCAAAGGATTCAATTCGCCAAATTGAACTCCTTGTTGAAGCTTGATGCCGTCGAATACTCCTGGCTCGAATAATAGAATGACGGTCGAACCTCCATAAGCGAAATGACCAATTTTTTCACCTTTCTTTACTTGAACTCCGCTGGAAGGAATTCTTCCGGGTTCGAATTTAGGTTCGAAGTTGATTGAGCTGATATCGTCCAAGCCCACAGGTATCATAGCTATATATCCATGATGTTTTGTCTTGATGATGTAATATCCTCTATGATAAACTCCGAATATGCCGTAGTTGGATTGATATCCTCCAATGTTTCCATTATTTGAAAAAGTGAAAAACTGTCCATCCATGCCAAAATACACTCCGCCTACATAGTCCACTGCCTTCGTTTCAACGATAGTTCCGGCCGCTGGAGAATGATAATGATGATAGTCATTGGGCAATAATACGGAAGCGGTTGCTGTGCCTCCAATAAATTTGGAAGCATGTTCGGAGCCTGCCAGCAGTTGATCCACATTGAGGTATTCATTGTATTTGGTATGGATTCTAGATTCTGTATTTAGGTTTTGGTTGATGACATTGACAAGACCGTCTGCAGGAGCCGAAAGAATGTTGTCGTTTTCAGGTTGAAAAATTGGCCTGGCCTCAGGCTTTACATTACGAGTGAAAAATTCGTTGAATGTAGTATATCCTTCGAAGCCTTCTGTCGTGTCATGTGGAGGAATGAAGTCATTCCAAGCCGGTCCTAGTGCTTCTTTCCATTGCTCCATAATCGTTGGATCAATAGAGGCTGTGCTGTCCATAAAGTCGCCTCTGGCATCTACAAATTTTTTCGTCCAGCTTAAGCCGGGCTCTGTTGCTACGAATTTAAGCGCATTGACATTGTAATAGCACAAGCCATATAAAAGCTCATAGTACTCCATACCATTGGTAGGGTTTGGAACAAATGTGCTCCATGCTTGAAAAAAGTCCATCAAATCTTCGAAGTTCTTTTCAGGCCAAACAAATAGTTCTGAAGAGTCATCAGGGTATTTCGCTAATTCTTCAGGAGTAGGCGACCAGCCATCAGGAGTTGGAATAGCACTGAGCAATGCATTATCTATGATATTCCTAAAGTTTTTATCAGTATCATATAATGCTTTAAGCTCCATAACAACAGGAGAGTATTGCTTCTCCGACTTGTCTTTTTTCTTTCCTTTTTTGGCGAAAGCGGGAGTGGCTATCGCAATGAGAATTGCAAGTATGCATATTACTTGCGTTGTAACGTTTCTTTTTTTCATCTTTTGAAATAGTTGGTGGTAAAAATTAATACGGCTTTGTTGAGCACCTAAAGAAAGCAAAAATAGAGTCGAAAAAATATTTCAAAATATTTCGTTCTGAACTGAAATAAAATACGGCCGACAAGATGCCGGCCGTTGAGATGAAATAGATAGGAATAGAATATTTTTAGAATACTTCGTGAGCGGTTCTTCTGATGATCTCGTCTTGAAGTTCTTCGCCAAGATCATTGAAATAGTCGGAGTACCCAGCCACTCTTACGATGAGGTCTCGATAATCTTCTGGCTTGGCTTTGGCTTTTTGCAATGTTCTGGAGTCTACTACATTGAATTGGATATGGTGCCCGTCCATTTTGAAGTAGGAGCGTACAAGCGAGGCTACTTGGCGAATGGAAGTGTCGTCCTTGAAAAAGCTAGGAGAAAATCGTTGATTAAGCAAAGTGCCACCTGTTCTTAAGTGGTCGATTTTCGATGCTGACTTGATGACAGCTGTAGGTCCATTGGTGTCTGAACCATGAAAAGGCGATATTCCCTCAGAAAGAGGAATGCCGGCTTTTCTTCCATCAGCAGAGGCTCCGATTACTTTGCCAAAATACACATGGCAAGTTGTTGGCAACATATTGATGCGAAACACGCCTCCTGTGGAGGTTGGCCTGCCGTTGACACTGTCATAGAAAATGTCAAAGATGCTTATTGCTTGCTCGTCGGCATAATCATCGTCGTTTCCATATTTAGGCGTGTGATGCACTGCTTGTTTGCGCATAGCTTCAAAGCCATTCCAATTAGCTTCCAATGCGGATTGCAGTTCAGCAAAAGTAAAAGTGTTATTGTCAAAAATATGGTATTTTACCGAGGTCATGATATCTGTCAACGAGCCAAGTCCTACGCCTTGGATGTAACTTGTGTTGTATTTAGCTCCTCCGCTGTTGTAATCTTTGCCTCCTTCGATACACCCTTCTACCAACAATGATAGGAAAGGAACAGGAAGAAAATCGCTGTAAAGCCTTTCAATAATATTGTTGCCTTGGATTTTGATATTAATAAAATGATTGACTTGTCTCTTGAAGGCTTCAAGCAAGTCGTCAAAAGATTCAAAGGTGGCAGGATTGCCTGTTTGCAAACCGATTTCTCTTCCAGTTACCGGGTCTCTGCCATTGTTTATTGTGATTTCAAAGACCTTTGCCAAGTTAAAGTAGCCGGTCAGTCCATATTTTTCCGTACCGAAAGCACCTGTCTCAACGCAACCTGAACATCCTCCTTTCCTAGCGTCAACAATATCTTTGCCTTGCCTAAGCAACTGGTTGATCAAGCCATCGGTATTGAAAATCGACGGTTGTCCAAAGCCTTTGCGAACCACTTTTATGGTATGGTGCACGAATCTATCCGGATTCATCTTGCTGATTTGCACCATTGAGCTGGGTTGGACCATTTGCATGTCGGCAACGACATCTAAAATCATATAAGACATTTCATTGACGGCATCTTTGCCATCAGGGGTAAGGCCTCCGACATTGATTAAGCAAAAGTCGGTATACGTACTGCTTTCTTGAGCGGTGATGCCTACTTTAGGCGGAGCCGGATGGTTGTTGAATTTAATCCAAAATGCTTGGAGCAACTCATAGGCTTTTTCTTTGGTTAGCGTTCCCGCTTCAAGTTCTTTTTTATAATATGGGTATAAGTGCTGGTCTAATCTGCCGGGGTTGAAAGCGTCCCAAGGGTTTAGCTCGGTGATTACACCCAAGTGAACAAACCAATAATATTGCAGAGCTTCATGAAACGTTTCGGGCTTGTTCGCTGGAACTCTTCTGCAAATTTTGGCCATGTGCTCCAATTCAAGCTTCCTTGTTTCATTTTCACAGGAATCAGCTAAGGTTTCAAGTTTGTCAGCGTGTCTGTGTGCGAAATTTATGAGAGCTTCAGCCGTCGCCTTCATAGCATTTAGCTCTTCTCTTTTCTCATAAGCTTTATTGTCATTGAAGAAATCAAGTTTTTTTATCGAATGCTTTATATCCGCTATGATATCAAGCATCCCTTTTCTGTATATGATATCTCCCAATACGGTGTGTCCTGGCGCTCTTTGCTCTTGGAATTCTGTGAATATTCCCGAAGAGTAAGCATCATGCCATTCTTGAGTCATGTTTTCGACTAAGCGCTCTCGATGCGATCTTCCTGTCCAAAATGGTATAATAATATCTCGATAGGTCTGCTTTACATCATCGCTGACTGAGAAAGATACCTTTTCTCTTGAATGGAGTGTTTCTAGATCTTCTAGGGAATGGACGCAAATTTCAGGATAAGTCGGGGTGGCTTTAGGGGAAGGTCCTCGCTCTCCGACGATTAGTTCGTCATCTAGGATGCAGATTTTTTTATTTTCAAAAATGTATTTGAAGCAAAGGCCTCTTTGCATGGCAATAGACAAACCTCCAATTCCCTGTTGTTGGTAAAATTCGGTTACCAGCAAAGCTCTTTCAGCGCTTATCGTATTTGGAGCGTTTAGACTTTGCTCCCTAAGGTTCTTGATTCTATCGTTGATCATAATGGATTTAATTAGTTGATTGAGCAATTGATTCCGGAGTCGACGAATAGTTTTGCGATAGATTTCATGTCTAAATGCTCAGGTTCGTGAAAAATATCTGCTTTGTATTCCATTCCCAGCTTTTCGTATTTGTGTTTCCCTAGCCTGTGAAATGCTAGCAGGTCGATCTTTGACAGGGCTGGTCTGTCTTTTATGAATTTTATGAAATATTGAATGTCTTGATAACTGTCATTTACTTGGGGAATGATTGGGATTCTCAAGTTGATGGCTTTATTCTGCGAAATAATGCAGTCTAGGTTGTCGACAATACGTTGTATGCCAACTCCAGTATATTTTTTATGCTTCTTTTCATCCAATGACTTAAGGTCGTAAAGAAACATGTCGGTATGAGGAAGCACAAGCTTTAAGTTGGCCAAGCTGGCATGTCCACTGGTGTCTATGCAAGTGTGAAGCTCTCTTGCCTTGCATTGGGACAAAAATTCACTGACAAATTTTGCTTGCAATAATGGTTCGCCTCCTGAGCATGTAACGCCTCCATTGCTGTCGTCAAAGAAAATTCTTTCTTTTTCTACTGAATCAAGAAGATCATCGACGCTGACATCCCAACATTTTTTGTAATTGTTGTTTTGAGGAATCAAGCTTTGGCTTTCTGGGTTGTGGCACCACCAACAAGATAGAGGACATCCTTGAAAGAAGATTGTTTGTCTGATTCCGGGGCCGTCATTGACTGCGTATTTTTTGATGTTGAATATCTTTCCTTTGATCATGAATTCAGCTAATGGTTTTAGTTAGGTGACAAATAGGGAGCTTCATTTATAAGTTATAGATAATCCCATTTATATCAGATGATAATTATCATCATGAAAAATGATCTTTGAGAGATAGTTTTTGAAATGGAATTGTAAAATGCTAATATTTCCTTGGAGCTTGTCTTCGTTTGTTAAATGAGGTGAAATGGCCGTAATAGTTGGAAAGATTGTGCGTTAGGATAACAGTAAATTAAAACTATCCTTCACTTCAAATTCGATATCAATGAGAAATCGTACAGGAGTTGTAATTTTTTTCTTATGCATGTTGTTGTCTAGCTTTGCTATGAGCTATGACAGGGGAGAGCTGGTAGATGCGAAATACTCTACTAGAACCCCTCAAAAAACCATCGTTTCCTTATTAGCTTTTTTGCAGGATGATAGATTCGATCCTGCTATTGCTTCAGCTACGATTGCCGGAGATTATACCAAAGGAGAGAAAATCGGATATGCTTTGAAAATCAAGCAGATCATTGATAAAAAAGAAGCAGAAGTTGACTTGTCGGAGATTCCAGATAAGCGTTTGTATAAGGATAAGACATCCAAAGAAAGAATTTATATCTTATTCGAAGATTTCCCAGATTTATATTTGGAACGAATTAATTCCAATTGGTTGTTTTCTGAGCATTCAATCGATAATCTTCCAGAAATTCACAAGCAATTATTCCCAATTGTAGCTCCTGTTCCTGAGTTTGATTTTGAGGAGCTTTGGGAAGAGGTGGATTCTTTGGGCAAAGACAGCGTTGTCACCAAGGTGAAAAAGAAGACTGTGGTAAAAAGAGCTCCTGTCGTTAAGACTGAAAAGGAGATGAGCGACTTTTACGATAAGTTTGATTTGAGTTCGCCGTATGAGACGGTTAGGTCGCATTTGATCTTTTTGCAGGATTTCAATTACAAGCCCGAGTTGGCAGCCAAAACGCTTAACGCTCCATCGCGAGATGAAAATGAGAAGATAGCTTTGGCTATCAAGCTGAAGCAAATCTATGATGGAAGAGGCAAGTACATTGATCTAGCCTCAATTAGCAGGGATCCTAATTTTGCTGATTCTTTGGGAAGAATGCGAAAATATATCGTAGAGCCTTCTATTCCGGAGATTTATTTGGAAAAGAAAGGCGACGACTGGGTTTATTCCGAGGCAAGTGTTGAAAAAATTGGCTCCTTGTACGAAAGAACTTATCCTATTGTTGGCGCTTCAGCGACATTCAAATACAGAGAGATTCTTCAAAAGTATTTTCCTGAAAAAAGCGGGATGATCTTTGGCCAGCCTATATGGAAGTTCATGGGATTGATATTATTGCTGGTTGGAATTTTTATCACCAATGCTTTGCTTGTTTTCTTGTCAAGACAAGTGATCAGTTTATTCAACAAGGATGAAGCTTATCAGAAAGTAGTAATTGCAATAATTTCTCAATTTTATCTGATACTAGCGGTTTATTTCTCCAATATCGTTTTGCAGATCATCAACTTCACGATTGAAGTCTACAGATATATTATTGAAGTCAGAGATGTCTTGTTGGTTGTATTAATCACCGTATTTTTATTCAAGATCATTGATCTGTTGGCCTTCCATACATTGCAGGGAGAAGATGATAGCAAAAGGTTTTTCAAGGCGAGAAAAAGCGTCATGCCATTCTTTTCGATGACAGGAAAGATATTGATTACCTTGGTAAGTGTTTCTTACACTTTGCAGATGTTGGGAGTGGATGTAAGTACTTTGCTAGCTGGTATTTCCATTGGTGGTTTGGCTCTTGCCTTGGCGGCTCAAGATACGCTTAAAAACTTCTTTGGATCTATAATGATATTAATGGACAGCCCTTTTAGGGTCGGAGACTTCATTAGCGCGGATAAAGACGGAATCAAAGGAAGCGTGGAAAAGATTGGTTTGAGATCCACTTTGATCAGGACAGTGAATGACTCTGTTATCTCCGTGCCGAACTCATCTTTAGCCAATTCGCAGGTTGACAACTTAGGACGAAGAAACTACCGTAGGTTGAAGTTTTATTTGCCATTGGAGTTTGGTCAGGAAATGACCAATATACATGATTTGAAGCGAGGCATTGAATCTGTGATTATCGATCACCCGAAGCTTAGGGATGATCGATACTATTGCAATTTATATGATTTGACTCCTTATTCTGTACGAATGATTGTCATCGCTTATGTTAAAGGTTCTTATGCGGAAGAAATGGAGACAAGGCATGAGGTTCTCTCCCAGATATTATTGAAAGCATCAGAAATGAATGTGAAAGTAGCTACTTTGCCAAAAGGCTTCGTGCCGGATGAGCCTGCTAAAGCTACTGCGGGAGGTGGAGGTCTTGGTTCAAATGACTCTGGTTCATTGGTGTTTTAAACAAAAAAGGAGATCGGCCGATCTCCTTTTTTTATTTATTCGTATTGAGGTTATTTCTGTCTGAAATAGAAGTTCACTGGCACGCCTTCGAATCCAAATTGATCTCTAAATTTATTCTCAAGATATCTTTGATATGATTCTTTGATATACTGAGGCAAGTTGCAGAAGAAAGCGATTGAAGGATGTTTTGTCGGAAGTTGAGTAACATACTTGATTCGTATGTATTTTCCTTTTACTGCCGGTGGTGGATATGCTTCAATAACACTTAGCATGAAATCGTTAAGCTCCGAAGTTGGGATGCGTTTGTTGAGATTCTCATGTATCTCCATTGCCAACTCAATTGCTTGGAAAACGCGTTGTTTGTTGATAACGGATGTGAATATAATCGGAATATATCCCAAAGGTCCCAATTTCGCTTTGATTTCTTTACGGAACTGCTCCATGGTATTGTTGCTTTTCTCGATCAAGTCCCATTTGTTCACCATTATCATAACTCCACGCTTATATTTGTGCGCCAAGTTGATAATATTCATGTCTTGTGCTTCGAAACCTCTTTCAGCGTCTATCATTATAACGCATACATCTGAGTCTTGAAGCGCTTGGATGGCTCTCATCACAGAGTAGAACTCAATGTCTTCATGGACTCTGGACTTTTTTCTTATTCCCGCCGTATCGGTAAGTATGAAATCTTTTCCGAAAGCTTTGTATCTTGAGTTCACAGCATCTCTGGTGGTGCCGGCGATATCAGTTACAATACTTCTTTCTCTGCCTAGTAATAAGTTGACAAAAGAGGATTTTCCTGCATTAGGTCTTCCTAAGATCGCTATACGAGGAACTCCTTCGTCAGGGTTATCATCGTCATTATCTTTGAAATGTGTCACCACATGATCCAGAAGTTCTCCAGTTCCTGCGCCACTTGCTGCAGCTACAGGGAAGACTTCACCCATACCGAGTTCATAGAACTCCATGCTTTCATGGATATATTTGGTGTTATCGGATTTGTTTGCTGTTAAAATTACAGGCTTGTTAATTTCTCTAAGAATATTCGCAAAATCCTTGTCTAGATCTGTTAAGCCAGTGTGAGTATCCACCATGAATAATACTACCGTAGCTTCTTCAATGGCTTCTTTAACTTGTTCTCTGATTGCTTGTTCGAAGATATCTTCAGAACCTACCACATATCCTCCTGTATCGATGACCGTGAAGTTTTTGCCTGTCCACTCGCCATATCCGTAATGGCGATCTCTGGTGACACCGCTTTCATCGTCCATGATTGCTTTTTTTTGCTCAATAAGCCTATTGAACAGCGTGGATTTCCCCACGTTAGGTCGTCCAACAATAGCTACTATATTTGCCATAATATATGTTTTCTGGTATTTATTGTTTCTTAATTATATGATCTCACGGTTTACGTTGAATCCTAAAATTCGTTGTATCCGAAGCGTTTAAGCTTGTGATCGTTTTTTCTCCAATCAGGATCAACTTTAATATAAGTTTCCAAGTACACCTGTTTTTGGAAAAATTCTTCCAATTCCTTTCGCGACTCAATGCCGACTTTCTTGATCGAGGCTCCTTTGTTGCCAATGAGTATCACTCTTTGGCTTTTTCTTTCGCAATAAATTTCAGCCCGCATTCTGATGATCGTGTCGGTTTCTTTGAACTCTGTGATTACTACTTCAGTGCTGTACGGGACTTCTTTTTTGTAATTGAGAAAGATTTTTTCTCTAATGATTTCAGAAGCGAAAAAGCGTTCAGGTCTGTCTGTCAAGGCATCCTTTGGGAAATATGGAGGATGCACAGGCATTTTGTCAATGACAAATTTAAGAAGTTCTTCTGTATTTGTCTTATGCAAAGCGGAAATGCAGATGTGTTTTTCCACATCGATTTTGCTTTTCCAATATTCTATCTTGGCTTCCACATCCGATGCTTTTTTCGCCAAGTCTATTTTATTGAGAACCAAAAGCACAGGGACTTTTGCTTTCTTCAACTTTTTGAGCGACTCGTCTTCTTCATTGTATTCTTCGAAAAGATCTGTGACAAACAGAACCATATCGGCATCTTCCAAAGATGAATTTACAAACTTCATCATGGACTTGTGAAGTTCGTACTTTGGAGCGATGATCCCCGGAGTGTCAGAATAGACGATTTGAAAATCATCGCCATTGAGTATGCCGAAGATTCTGTGTCTTGTTGTTTGCGCTTTGGAAGTAATGATCGATAGGCGTTCGCCAACTAGGGCGTTCATTAGTGTAGACTTTCCTACATTAGGTTTTCCTATGATACTTACAAACCCAGCTTTGTGCTCTGCGTTTTCCAATATTGTATGATTTTTTTTGCAAAGGTACTTGTTTTTTGTGAAAATACACCTACCTTTGCAGTCCCATTCGATAATAACACGGAAAAATCGTTAATGGTTGCTTAAGTCGCTCCGTTCGTCTAGGGGTTAGGACGCCAGGTTTTCATCCTGGTAGCAGGGGTTCGAATCCCCTACGGAGTACACATCGCGGGATGGAGCAGTTGGTAGCTCGTCGGGCTCATAACCCGAAGGTCACAGGTTCGAGTCCTGTTCCCGCTACTAAGAAGAGTATCGAAAGACTCTTAATAAAAAACTTTCGCTCCGTTCGTCTAGGGGTTAGGACGCCAGGTTTTCATCCTGGTAGCAGGGGTTCGAATCCCCTACGGAGTACACATCGCGGGATGGAGCAGTTGGTAGCTCGTCGGGCTCATAACCCGAAGGTCACAGGTTCGAGTCCTGTTCCCGCTACTAAGAAGAGTATCGAAAGACTCTTAATAAAAAACTTTCGCTCCGTTCGTCTAGGGGTTAGGACGCCAGGTTTTCATCCTGGTAGCAGGGGTTCGAATCCCCTACGGAGTACACATCGCGGGATGGAGCAGTTGGTAGCTCGTCGGGCTCATAACCCGAAGGTCACAGGTTCGAGTCCTGTTCCCGCTACTAAGAAGAGTATCGAAAGACTCTTAATAAAAAACTTTCGCTCCGTTCGTCTAGGGGTTAGGACGCCAGGTTTTCATCCTGGTAGCAGGGGTTCGAATCCCCTACGGAGTACACATCGCGGGATGGAGCAGTTGGTAGCTCGTCGGGCTCATAACCCGAAGGTCACAGGTTCGAGTCCTGTTCCCGCTACTAAGAAGAGTACGAAAGACTCTTAATAAAAAACTTTCGCTCCGTTCGTCTAGGGGTTAGGACGCCAGGTTTTCATCCTGGTAGCAGGGGTTCGAATCCCCTACGGAGTACTCGTCTCAAGAATTGGCATTCGCTGATTCAATTGGAAATCAAAACTTTCCGCTCCGTTCGTCTAGGGGTTAGGACGCCAGGTTTTCATCCTGGTAGCAGGGGTTCGAATCCCCTACGGAGTACTCGTCTTAACGAATTAGCATTTGCTGGTTCTATCGGAAATTAAAATTTTCCGCTCCGTTCGTCTAGGGGTTAGGACGCCAGGTTTTCATCCTGGTAGCAGGGGTTCGAATCCCCTACGGAGTACACATCGCGGGATGGAGCAGTTGGTAGCTCGTCGGGCTCATAACCCGAAGGTCACAGGTTCGAGTCCTGTTCCCGCTACTAAGAAGAGTATCGAAAGACTCTTTCAAAAAACTTTCGCTCCGTTCGTCTAGGGGTTAGGACGCCAGGTTTTCATCCTGGTAGCAGGGGTTCGAATCCCCTACGGAGTACATATAGCCAAGCATTTGCTTGGCTTTTTTTATGCAAAAAAATATGGCCACAATATTTTGATTGTGACCATAATCGTTATTTGAAATTGTAAATAGGGGAGTTAAGGCAATAGTACTTCATTGACAGCGTGAATGACTCCATTGGTAGTTTGTACATCGGTAATTATAATGTCAACATTTTGTCCGCTGCTCGTATTTAGCATAGCGCCATCTCCTAACTTGACAGTTGCTTTTCCTCCATTCAAAAACGAGATTTCTTGATCATTTGTCAGTTCGCTTGATTGCACATTAGCTCCTCCAATTACATGGTATTTCAATACGGCATCCAATGTTTCGATTGGAATATCAGCAAGAGAG
The Aureibacter tunicatorum DNA segment above includes these coding regions:
- a CDS encoding porin family protein → MKRLLALIFFALIGFDSFSSNFLSNANNEIHKYRRRKQSSPSFELGFQGGYGVANVYLSEGSAKSRGVFHLGAIGQYNFNEKWAFVSKLHFDQKGYTYTDNTSGKESLTYVNLPMMGKFSFGNGVKGYLQAGFHVGYLLVARGENEGKKVDTKDMYNSLDFGLAIGLGVEFPLDKDTKMFFEWEANSGMANIANHPTHDIKVRNGASKLAVGVKFNIE
- a CDS encoding phosphatidylserine decarboxylase, which produces MKKRNVTTQVICILAILIAIATPAFAKKGKKKDKSEKQYSPVVMELKALYDTDKNFRNIIDNALLSAIPTPDGWSPTPEELAKYPDDSSELFVWPEKNFEDLMDFFQAWSTFVPNPTNGMEYYELLYGLCYYNVNALKFVATEPGLSWTKKFVDARGDFMDSTASIDPTIMEQWKEALGPAWNDFIPPHDTTEGFEGYTTFNEFFTRNVKPEARPIFQPENDNILSAPADGLVNVINQNLNTESRIHTKYNEYLNVDQLLAGSEHASKFIGGTATASVLLPNDYHHYHSPAAGTIVETKAVDYVGGVYFGMDGQFFTFSNNGNIGGYQSNYGIFGVYHRGYYIIKTKHHGYIAMIPVGLDDISSINFEPKFEPGRIPSSGVQVKKGEKIGHFAYGGSTVILLFEPGVFDGIKLQQGVQFGELNPLNAE
- a CDS encoding DUF5686 family protein, with the protein product MSQSLLRYSLVITMFALSLYECWSQETILLTAKVIDKNTKEPIPFANVYVEKDPLYGVESSPDGEVALLLPKEWSSATISVSSIGYQIQNFDCKTPFSSMVFELEEDVTKLDAVVFKAGENPAYNIIRKASKQRGQITEKGVNSYTSTSLNSIDLSMDPAKAKKLKFIHDAAEFVAKNDSSTCNLIPLVHCEAIMNNYAKGEKRKSKPVNEQFKAIGIDRSDEIVRIITESPFHSGDLNDNNIMLLDKGIPSPLSSFWRVNYKLWLMDSLNHQGRETYLIEVEPRIKGSLAFEGQLWIDKEDNALVKADLELAKSANVNFISQMNVVQNMERQPSGIWTKKYFHIQYNVSEFFDGFPAVLLDYKYHYNDYKLQAEIASSVFEKRFEIKTEDENNIDPEEWETAKSEYINYDSLKPISNQTFQMIDSINEIKSVKRFTNLLRFGMNAYTNGKNIAWGKHQDAIAYNNIEGFRLGLGGRINTSDRKLLLIPNIAYGFDDQKWKHDVKMYYNINPEKAHYIGFETMNELMPLGLLELETGVNPFARSLARWGDLQSKNPYYRQLYRFTWSTFHTSNLRLQMDLSKDDLKIWNYDTRQKNINENTNKILGIDAPLQTYEARLKLMYTKHDKILLNKNNELKLVPPLNKPVFETSISAGYFQDLNANNSWVPYGKASFKARQMFIPLLGIGSFSYWINGGYTFTEAPYQLLHIHQGAESILAVDGTIRGMNEFEFVSDYYLETRLEHYFEGRLASAIPGLRQLNRWTGARFVLFSDIVWGGMTEKNKRYNAQLLGTPVVGDDGIQRFNTLDPSMPFVGLGFGIENIFRFFRVDVSRRMNYNEVSYSTNPWSIRLSAKIKF